From Pseudoalteromonas sp. DL-6, one genomic window encodes:
- a CDS encoding MFS transporter, producing the protein MKSFPSLYFANLFLIIGTGLLTTYLALYLGKQGTSTFWIGLMTSCYYLGLLLGSKLGYHLIKSVGHIRTFAASTAAVTACVAAHGVSDNLYIWLALRLFVGLGMMCNYMVLESWLNEQSAPESRGRVFSFYMITSYLGMILGQLALAQFPELGYAPLFLVCMALAIGIIPISITRRIHPKPLKPIKMSLFDYAKKVPQSLTAVHFAGIINGSFYGLSPIFAKLSGFGAAEIAIFMSVTIFAGLLAQWPMGMLSDRIRRSVLIRTNAAAIGIVSLALFLLPTSQPIAYILTFIFGLFAFTLYPLCSALANSRVEDEERVGVSSALLVAFGAGAAIGSTVNAQLMSYFGHPALYASISLLTVAMYLLLTFINSKQKVEQPEPSDYVVGTSDVTNSPLAATMDPRIEETTAQDQMLVVNEDDDEFFEHPQGELFKDLHEDDVKN; encoded by the coding sequence ATGAAATCATTTCCATCACTGTATTTTGCCAATTTATTTTTAATTATTGGTACCGGCTTACTTACAACCTATTTAGCCCTGTATTTAGGTAAGCAAGGCACGTCCACATTTTGGATAGGCTTAATGACCTCGTGTTATTACCTTGGCTTGTTGCTGGGCTCTAAACTTGGTTACCACCTAATAAAATCGGTAGGTCACATTAGAACCTTTGCCGCCAGTACCGCTGCTGTGACAGCCTGCGTGGCCGCCCACGGGGTGAGCGATAACCTATACATATGGCTTGCTTTAAGGCTGTTTGTTGGCTTAGGTATGATGTGTAATTACATGGTGCTAGAAAGCTGGCTAAACGAACAATCAGCGCCTGAATCTCGCGGGCGAGTCTTCTCTTTTTATATGATCACCTCCTACCTAGGCATGATTTTAGGGCAACTAGCGCTCGCACAATTTCCTGAGCTAGGGTATGCGCCGCTATTTTTAGTGTGCATGGCGTTGGCTATCGGCATTATTCCAATTTCTATCACTCGTAGAATTCACCCAAAACCGTTAAAACCGATAAAAATGAGCCTATTTGATTACGCTAAAAAAGTGCCTCAGTCGCTTACTGCGGTGCATTTCGCGGGCATTATTAATGGTAGTTTTTATGGTCTATCGCCTATTTTTGCTAAGCTATCTGGCTTTGGCGCCGCTGAAATTGCTATTTTTATGTCGGTGACTATTTTTGCTGGCTTGTTAGCACAATGGCCTATGGGGATGCTCTCCGACCGTATTCGCCGCAGTGTGTTAATTCGTACTAATGCAGCAGCTATCGGAATTGTAAGTTTGGCATTGTTTTTATTACCTACCTCACAGCCTATTGCCTACATACTCACTTTTATATTTGGTTTGTTTGCCTTTACTTTATATCCGCTTTGTTCGGCACTGGCCAATTCGCGGGTTGAAGACGAAGAACGCGTAGGCGTATCATCTGCATTATTAGTCGCTTTTGGCGCTGGTGCTGCAATAGGCTCAACAGTTAACGCACAGCTTATGAGCTACTTTGGTCACCCAGCATTGTATGCGTCTATTTCACTATTAACCGTGGCCATGTATTTACTGCTGACCTTTATTAACTCAAAACAAAAAGTTGAACAGCCTGAACCCAGTGATTATGTGGTCGGTACATCCGATGTTACAAACTCGCCACTGGCCGCTACGATGGATCCGCGCATTGAAGAAACCACCGCGCAAGATCAAATGTTGGTAGTAAATGAAGATGATGATGAATTTTTTGAGCATCCCCAAGGGGAGCTGTTTAAAGATCTTCACGAAGATGACGTGAAAAATTAA
- a CDS encoding energy transducer TonB yields MHTLEFPKNPMFKTSTAIIGGAVMTFIAFAFMQYLISGEQRAPIKLGDDITVEIFQAPEDKQTTHIKRIPPPPTPKVPPKAPPRVTPSNEPITAISTAPPIVIDGFGNDMKQTLTRPTGDASPIVRINPKYPTSAARDGIEGWVQLSFNISPTGEVIDATVVNAEPKRIFDREALRAIKRWKYRPKVIEGVAQLQTGQTVQLDFKLDSSQ; encoded by the coding sequence ATGCACACACTTGAATTTCCTAAAAACCCCATGTTCAAAACATCAACAGCTATTATTGGCGGTGCTGTGATGACCTTTATTGCATTTGCCTTTATGCAATACTTAATTAGTGGCGAACAAAGAGCACCTATAAAATTGGGTGATGATATTACTGTTGAGATTTTTCAAGCACCAGAAGATAAACAAACCACGCATATTAAAAGAATACCGCCACCACCCACACCTAAAGTGCCGCCTAAAGCACCACCACGTGTAACACCTAGTAATGAGCCAATAACAGCAATAAGCACTGCACCACCCATAGTAATTGACGGATTTGGTAACGATATGAAGCAAACACTGACCCGCCCTACGGGAGATGCTTCACCCATTGTGCGCATAAATCCAAAGTACCCAACTAGCGCAGCACGTGATGGTATAGAAGGCTGGGTGCAACTTAGCTTTAATATTTCACCCACTGGTGAAGTGATTGATGCCACGGTAGTAAATGCTGAACCAAAACGCATATTTGATCGCGAAGCACTTCGCGCTATTAAACGCTGGAAATATCGTCCAAAAGTAATTGAAGGTGTGGCACAATTACAAACAGGTCAAACCGTACAGCTTGATTTTAAATTA